One window of the Rhizorhabdus dicambivorans genome contains the following:
- a CDS encoding TonB-dependent receptor, with the protein MISYSNSRKHKQRTMFASRLSFLLLCTGLTPASLYAQSANPAAADAADGADQLQEIVVTAQRREQNLQDTPVAVSAFNAQQLLSSGVANVRDLAHVDASLNIPSAAGVYLPFLRGIGNSAGGNVGNESSVAGYIDDVYYSRLSTAYLALGSMERVEVLKGPQGTLFGRNSSGGAIQMFTKDPGQTAEVNGMLGYANYDRLSGQLYAATPITETLGWNISLGGVNQRDGWGKSITTGEDAYLEKYATVRSKLVWEPGAGTRIKLVGFYAYSKGDMGLTQDRHSGSYGSSPNWAAFGRPFPAGYPNPAVVLPSLADVPGGHFYDNRLNFKNFQREEGYGASLRIDQEIGFADFVSISAFRNSKGQGHYDADYSAQNFFFGDLNNIDRQWSQEFQLKSRRGSAIDWIVGAFYLHSKAGYNPVQVRGDLLNALIAPGGAQNLYGRQLVNSYSVYGQATAPLSEKTNLTLGLRYTRDEVSGLGRTTATIPGVGEVPIAPNFTAARTYKRVTWKGALDHHLSDDLMAYASISRGYKAGTFNTFSLDTVPADPETVDAYEIGLKSELFDRRVRLNGAVFWNDIKNPQVLTIISKGLAVGIGLTNAQKARVKGAEVGMEAVAADGLKLRGALTYLDAKYRSFVNAPFYTLNGRTLVGPALGDASGFRLPNVPKWRLSVGANYTVETGAGTWVGDVSANHTGGFPWTADNRISEKAVTLINASLNFTPSSLDWLTVGLWGKNLGDVQHYSITQASTGPAGDIGGHISSAAAPRTYGASVSFKF; encoded by the coding sequence ATGATTTCTTATTCCAATAGTCGCAAGCACAAGCAGCGGACCATGTTCGCATCCCGGCTGTCCTTTCTCCTCCTGTGCACCGGCCTGACGCCGGCCTCGCTCTACGCGCAGTCCGCCAATCCGGCGGCGGCGGACGCGGCGGATGGAGCCGACCAGCTGCAGGAGATCGTCGTGACCGCCCAGCGGCGCGAGCAGAACCTTCAGGACACGCCGGTCGCCGTGAGCGCCTTCAACGCGCAGCAACTGCTGAGCAGCGGTGTCGCGAACGTCAGGGATCTCGCGCATGTCGATGCGTCGCTGAACATCCCGTCGGCCGCCGGCGTCTACCTGCCCTTCCTGCGCGGCATCGGCAACAGCGCCGGCGGCAATGTGGGCAATGAATCGAGCGTCGCGGGCTATATCGACGACGTCTATTATTCGCGCCTTTCCACCGCCTATCTCGCGCTTGGCAGCATGGAGCGGGTCGAGGTGCTGAAGGGGCCGCAGGGCACGCTGTTCGGGCGCAACTCGTCGGGCGGCGCGATCCAGATGTTCACGAAGGACCCGGGGCAGACCGCCGAAGTGAACGGCATGCTCGGCTATGCCAATTATGACCGGCTGAGCGGGCAGCTCTATGCCGCCACGCCGATCACCGAGACGCTCGGCTGGAACATCTCCCTCGGCGGGGTCAACCAGCGCGACGGCTGGGGCAAGAGCATCACCACCGGCGAGGACGCCTATCTGGAGAAATATGCCACGGTCCGTTCCAAGCTGGTCTGGGAACCGGGCGCCGGAACGCGGATCAAGCTGGTCGGCTTCTATGCCTATTCGAAGGGCGACATGGGCCTGACCCAGGACCGGCACAGCGGAAGCTATGGATCGTCGCCCAACTGGGCCGCATTTGGCAGGCCCTTCCCGGCGGGCTATCCGAACCCCGCCGTCGTGCTGCCGTCGCTGGCCGATGTGCCGGGCGGCCATTTCTACGACAACCGGCTGAACTTCAAGAATTTCCAGCGCGAGGAAGGATATGGCGCATCCCTGCGGATCGATCAGGAGATAGGCTTTGCCGATTTCGTGTCGATCAGCGCCTTCCGCAACTCGAAGGGCCAGGGCCATTACGATGCCGATTACAGCGCGCAGAATTTCTTCTTCGGCGACCTGAACAATATCGACCGGCAGTGGAGCCAGGAGTTCCAGCTGAAATCGCGGCGCGGCAGCGCCATCGACTGGATCGTCGGCGCCTTCTACCTCCATTCGAAGGCCGGCTATAATCCGGTCCAGGTTCGCGGCGATCTCCTGAACGCGCTGATCGCGCCGGGTGGCGCGCAGAATCTCTACGGCCGGCAGCTCGTCAACAGCTACTCGGTCTACGGCCAGGCCACCGCGCCGCTGTCGGAGAAGACCAACCTTACGCTGGGCCTGCGCTACACCCGCGACGAGGTGAGCGGCCTCGGCCGTACCACGGCGACCATCCCCGGCGTCGGCGAGGTACCGATCGCGCCCAATTTCACTGCGGCGCGGACCTATAAGCGCGTCACCTGGAAGGGCGCGCTCGACCACCACCTGAGCGACGATCTGATGGCCTATGCGTCGATCAGCCGGGGCTACAAGGCGGGAACGTTCAACACCTTCTCGCTCGATACGGTGCCGGCGGATCCCGAGACGGTCGATGCCTATGAGATCGGCCTCAAGTCGGAACTGTTCGACCGGCGGGTCCGCCTGAACGGCGCGGTGTTTTGGAACGACATCAAGAATCCGCAGGTCCTGACCATCATCAGCAAGGGCCTGGCGGTCGGCATCGGCCTGACCAACGCGCAGAAGGCGCGGGTCAAGGGCGCCGAGGTCGGCATGGAAGCGGTCGCGGCCGATGGGCTGAAGCTGCGCGGTGCGCTGACCTATCTCGACGCCAAATATCGCAGCTTCGTCAATGCGCCCTTCTATACCCTCAACGGGAGGACGCTGGTGGGACCGGCGCTGGGCGATGCCAGTGGCTTCCGTCTGCCCAATGTGCCAAAGTGGCGCCTGAGCGTCGGCGCCAATTACACGGTGGAGACGGGCGCCGGGACCTGGGTTGGCGACGTCAGCGCCAACCATACCGGCGGCTTCCCGTGGACCGCCGACAACCGCATCTCCGAGAAGGCCGTCACGCTGATCAACGCCTCGCTCAACTTCACGCCTTCGAGCCTCGACTGGCTGACGGTGGGGCTGTGGGGCAAGAATCTGGGCGACGTCCAGCATTACTCGATCACCCAGGCCTCCACCGGCCCGGCGGGCGACATCGGCGGCCATATCTCGAGCGCGGCGGCGCCGCGCACCTATGGTGCATCCGTTTCGTTCAAGTTCTGA
- a CDS encoding MBL fold metallo-hydrolase has product MSEAVAGTDAFRRWTVGDIRITRILELPPMAFDPADFLQTTREEVLRRRAWLVPDYATEAGDIILHFQAFIIEAGGKRIMVDPCIGNGKPRVPAALDMLDTPFLQRLESAGFPRESIDFVLCTHLHVDHCGWNTMLVDGRWVPTFPNARYFFARGEFEHARVDGSDPNARAIFEDSVQPIVDAGLADLIEPDHPIVEGVRLEATPGHTPGHCSVVISSGGQQAILTGDVIHHPIQTSMPDVSSNFCWDGEIGRATRRAMLERVAAARAIMIPPHFAGPTGVYLTPDGEAWRVEEA; this is encoded by the coding sequence ATGTCGGAAGCTGTAGCGGGCACGGACGCCTTCCGGCGCTGGACGGTCGGCGATATCCGGATCACCCGGATATTGGAATTGCCGCCGATGGCGTTCGACCCGGCGGATTTCCTGCAGACGACCCGCGAGGAGGTGCTCCGCCGGCGGGCGTGGCTGGTCCCCGATTATGCCACCGAAGCCGGCGACATCATCCTGCACTTCCAGGCCTTCATCATCGAAGCCGGCGGCAAGCGGATCATGGTCGATCCCTGTATCGGCAACGGCAAGCCGCGCGTCCCCGCGGCGCTCGACATGCTGGACACGCCCTTTCTCCAGCGGCTCGAAAGCGCCGGCTTTCCCAGGGAGAGCATCGATTTCGTGCTGTGCACCCATCTGCATGTCGACCATTGCGGATGGAATACGATGCTGGTCGACGGCCGCTGGGTGCCGACCTTTCCCAATGCGCGCTATTTCTTCGCCAGGGGCGAGTTCGAGCATGCGCGGGTCGATGGCAGCGATCCCAACGCCCGCGCGATCTTCGAGGATTCGGTGCAGCCGATCGTCGATGCCGGTCTCGCCGACCTGATCGAGCCCGACCATCCGATAGTGGAGGGAGTGAGGCTGGAGGCGACCCCCGGGCACACGCCGGGCCATTGTTCGGTGGTCATCTCGTCCGGGGGCCAGCAGGCCATATTGACCGGCGACGTGATCCATCACCCGATCCAGACGTCGATGCCGGACGTATCGAGCAATTTCTGCTGGGACGGCGAAATCGGACGGGCGACGCGCAGGGCCATGCTGGAACGTGTCGCCGCCGCACGGGCGATCATGATCCCCCCGCATTTCGCGGGGCCGACGGGCGTGTACCTGACGCCCGATGGAGAGGCGTGGCGCGTCGAGGAAGCGTGA
- a CDS encoding SDR family NAD(P)-dependent oxidoreductase, whose amino-acid sequence MQAGFDKIGFEGRVIAVTGGTGGIGRATTLLCAARGAAVVIADLDEQRGNELVEEIRSVGGKAAFTRTDVTSERDVEAMIDFTASTFGGLHAAFNNAGVETGLTPLQDFPLEQWQRGVSVNLTGVFLCVKHQIRHMLAHGGGAILNTSSVSGVAGFPMSVDYVAAKHGVIGITRAAAAEVSDKGIRVNALVPGATETPMFLKLIDGNDAIREIVESKHPIGRIAKPTELAEAAAWLLSDAASFVVGAAISVDGGYSAM is encoded by the coding sequence ATGCAGGCGGGGTTCGACAAGATTGGTTTTGAGGGCCGCGTGATCGCAGTCACCGGCGGCACCGGCGGCATCGGCAGGGCCACGACGCTTCTCTGCGCGGCGCGCGGCGCGGCGGTGGTGATCGCCGATCTGGACGAGCAGCGCGGAAACGAGCTGGTCGAGGAAATCCGGTCGGTGGGCGGCAAGGCCGCCTTCACGCGCACCGACGTGACCAGCGAGCGCGATGTGGAGGCGATGATCGACTTCACCGCGTCCACCTTCGGCGGCCTGCACGCCGCGTTCAACAATGCCGGCGTGGAGACCGGGCTGACGCCGCTGCAGGATTTCCCCCTCGAACAATGGCAGCGCGGCGTCTCGGTCAACCTGACCGGGGTGTTCCTGTGCGTGAAGCACCAGATCCGGCACATGCTGGCGCATGGCGGCGGCGCGATCCTCAACACCTCGTCGGTGTCGGGCGTGGCCGGCTTCCCCATGTCGGTGGATTATGTCGCCGCCAAGCATGGCGTCATCGGCATCACGCGGGCCGCGGCGGCGGAGGTGAGCGACAAGGGCATCAGGGTGAACGCGCTCGTGCCGGGCGCCACCGAAACGCCGATGTTCCTGAAACTCATCGACGGCAACGACGCGATCCGCGAGATCGTCGAATCGAAGCATCCGATCGGCCGGATCGCCAAGCCCACCGAGCTTGCCGAGGCGGCCGCCTGGCTGCTTTCGGATGCCGCCTCCTTCGTGGTCGGCGCGGCCATCTCGGTCGACGGCGGCTACTCCGCGATGTGA
- a CDS encoding LLM class flavin-dependent oxidoreductase — protein sequence MGINPIFNDNRLKLGTFCTNGRGASHTLVPEANRLDWPLAVKLAQMVDRAGFEAVVPYARWKGYIAGKPHHVSGEVLDPYSWAAGIAQATEQIGVFVTSHAPTIHPLLAAKQTATIDIISNGRLALNVVGGWNRPELEMFGAPLKEHDQRYDHLAEWLHIIRTVWDSEEEFDHQGEFFNILRGFLLPKPIQRPGPAIMNAGLSDRGRLFACEHADLCFVGLKAEDFESVRAEVDKYKRTARERFGRKVQVWAHSFVVQRDSQKEAEDYLRYYAVTHQDREAIDAHIGGSIAEVHDMPPAVWDALRLRFAAGFGGFPLVGTAERITERLEMMSRAGLDGVLLTWVDYLDGVERFNRDVLPMLEQAGLRRAAPPRHRAGGEQEPTGSMPLAE from the coding sequence ATGGGTATCAACCCAATATTCAACGACAACAGGTTGAAGCTGGGCACCTTCTGCACCAATGGGCGGGGCGCTTCGCACACGCTGGTTCCCGAGGCCAACCGGCTGGACTGGCCGCTGGCGGTGAAGCTGGCCCAGATGGTCGACCGGGCCGGGTTCGAGGCGGTCGTGCCCTATGCGCGCTGGAAGGGCTATATCGCGGGGAAGCCCCATCATGTGTCGGGCGAGGTGCTCGATCCCTATAGCTGGGCGGCGGGGATCGCGCAGGCGACCGAGCAGATCGGCGTTTTCGTCACCTCGCATGCGCCCACCATCCATCCGCTGCTGGCCGCCAAGCAGACCGCCACGATCGACATCATTTCGAACGGACGCCTGGCGCTCAACGTGGTCGGCGGCTGGAACCGGCCGGAACTGGAAATGTTCGGCGCGCCGCTAAAGGAGCATGACCAGCGCTACGATCATCTTGCCGAATGGCTGCACATCATAAGGACGGTCTGGGATTCGGAAGAAGAGTTCGACCATCAGGGCGAGTTCTTCAACATCCTGCGGGGCTTCCTGCTGCCAAAGCCGATCCAGCGACCGGGACCTGCGATCATGAACGCGGGCCTTTCGGATCGCGGAAGGCTGTTCGCCTGCGAACATGCCGATTTGTGCTTCGTCGGCCTGAAGGCGGAGGATTTCGAAAGCGTCCGCGCCGAAGTGGACAAGTATAAGCGGACGGCCCGCGAGCGCTTCGGCCGCAAAGTCCAGGTCTGGGCGCACAGCTTCGTCGTCCAGCGCGACAGCCAGAAGGAAGCCGAGGATTATCTTCGATATTATGCGGTGACCCATCAGGACCGGGAAGCCATCGACGCGCATATCGGCGGATCGATCGCCGAAGTGCATGACATGCCGCCGGCGGTCTGGGACGCGCTTCGCCTGCGGTTCGCGGCGGGCTTTGGCGGCTTTCCGCTGGTGGGGACCGCTGAACGCATAACCGAAAGACTGGAGATGATGTCGAGGGCCGGGCTCGACGGCGTGCTGCTGACCTGGGTCGATTATCTCGACGGCGTCGAACGGTTCAATCGCGATGTCCTGCCGATGCTCGAGCAGGCCGGATTGCGCCGGGCCGCGCCGCCGCGACATCGGGCCGGCGGCGAGCAAGAGCCCACAGGATCAATGCCCTTAGCGGAGTAG
- a CDS encoding NADP-dependent oxidoreductase: MSSKTMKAVRQHEFGGPEVLKYEDAPIPDVKPGEVRVRVHAVGINPPDWYLRDGYKMLPPEWRPPVPFPVILGTDISGVVEAVAPDVQDFKVGDAVFGMVRFPSFGDSAAYAEYVTAPASDMAIKPAGLSHADAAAAPMALLTAWQFLVALGHNEPNPLQPNMHAPVPLAGKTVLVNGAAGGVGHFAVQVAKLKGARVIAVASTRHEAFLRGLGADEFIDYTKGAPEDAVKDVDLVVDTFGGPTTGRFLRTLKRGGALFPIFPLGFAGAEEAEKLGVTVSATQVRSSGAQLAELGSLLESGKIRVAIDSSFPLADAGKAHERAAQGHIQGKIVLTVA, from the coding sequence ATGTCGTCGAAGACTATGAAGGCCGTTCGTCAGCACGAGTTCGGCGGCCCCGAGGTGTTGAAATATGAGGACGCGCCCATTCCCGATGTGAAGCCGGGCGAAGTGCGCGTGCGCGTCCATGCGGTGGGCATCAATCCGCCGGACTGGTATCTGCGCGACGGCTACAAGATGCTTCCGCCTGAATGGCGGCCGCCGGTTCCCTTCCCGGTCATTCTCGGCACCGACATCTCCGGCGTGGTCGAGGCGGTCGCGCCCGACGTGCAGGATTTCAAGGTCGGAGACGCGGTGTTCGGCATGGTCCGCTTCCCCAGCTTCGGGGACAGCGCCGCCTATGCCGAATATGTCACCGCCCCGGCGAGCGACATGGCGATCAAGCCGGCCGGCCTGAGCCATGCCGACGCCGCCGCCGCGCCGATGGCGCTGCTCACCGCCTGGCAGTTCCTGGTGGCGCTCGGCCACAACGAGCCGAACCCGCTCCAGCCCAACATGCACGCCCCGGTGCCGCTTGCCGGCAAGACCGTGCTGGTCAACGGCGCCGCCGGCGGCGTCGGCCATTTCGCGGTCCAGGTCGCCAAGCTGAAGGGCGCCCGGGTCATCGCCGTGGCCTCGACCAGGCATGAAGCCTTTCTGCGCGGCCTCGGCGCCGACGAGTTCATCGATTATACCAAGGGCGCTCCCGAGGATGCGGTCAAGGATGTCGATCTGGTCGTCGACACCTTCGGCGGCCCCACCACCGGCCGTTTCCTGCGCACGCTGAAGCGCGGCGGCGCGCTGTTCCCGATCTTTCCGCTCGGTTTCGCGGGGGCCGAGGAAGCCGAAAAGCTCGGCGTCACGGTATCGGCCACGCAGGTCCGTTCCAGCGGCGCGCAGCTCGCCGAACTGGGCAGCCTGCTGGAAAGCGGCAAGATCCGCGTCGCGATCGACAGCAGCTTCCCCCTTGCCGATGCGGGCAAGGCGCATGAGCGCGCGGCCCAGGGCCATATCCAGGGCAAGATCGTCCTCACCGTCGCCTGA
- a CDS encoding SDR family NAD(P)-dependent oxidoreductase: MALPKTPSLRLDGRRAVVTGAGRGIGLALAAALAEAGAAVTLAARSGDEIEAAAEAIRAEGGMADAATLDVADLGAVRAFFDGRPAFDVLVNNAGTNRPKPMMDVSEADFDAVLDLNLKSAFFVAQACVQRMIAEGAKGSLIHIGSQMGHVGGASRSLYCASKWAIEGMNKSFALDLAPHGIRSNVIAPTFIETPMTRPFFEDGDFKARVLAKITLGRIGSVEDLMGAALFLAGDASALMTGTSLLVDGGWTAD; encoded by the coding sequence ATGGCGCTGCCCAAAACCCCCAGCCTGCGCCTCGACGGCCGCCGCGCCGTCGTGACCGGGGCCGGGCGCGGCATCGGGCTGGCGCTGGCGGCGGCGCTGGCCGAAGCCGGCGCGGCGGTGACACTCGCTGCCCGGTCAGGCGATGAGATCGAGGCGGCGGCGGAGGCGATCCGGGCCGAAGGCGGCATGGCCGATGCGGCGACGCTCGACGTTGCCGACCTCGGCGCCGTCCGGGCGTTTTTCGATGGCCGTCCGGCCTTCGACGTGCTCGTCAACAATGCCGGCACCAACCGGCCGAAGCCGATGATGGACGTCAGCGAGGCCGATTTCGACGCGGTGCTGGACCTGAACCTGAAGAGCGCCTTCTTCGTCGCCCAGGCCTGCGTGCAGCGGATGATCGCCGAAGGGGCCAAGGGCAGCCTGATCCATATCGGATCGCAGATGGGCCATGTCGGCGGCGCCAGCCGTTCGCTCTATTGCGCCTCCAAATGGGCGATCGAGGGGATGAACAAGAGCTTCGCGCTCGATCTCGCCCCGCATGGCATCCGATCGAACGTCATCGCCCCGACCTTCATCGAGACGCCGATGACCCGGCCCTTCTTCGAGGATGGGGATTTCAAGGCGCGCGTCCTCGCCAAGATCACGCTGGGTCGCATCGGTAGCGTCGAGGACCTGATGGGAGCGGCGCTTTTTCTTGCCGGCGATGCTTCCGCCTTGATGACGGGCACCAGTCTGCTCGTCGATGGCGGCTGGACCGCCGATTAG
- a CDS encoding long-chain-fatty-acid--CoA ligase, producing MLLHEAFDYHAGSRGGQVLSRMGGVELSYGAGRARSIAMASALLGLGVKPGDRVVTILGNSIDALLLIHAASRTGIVCVPLNWRLAPREWVGMIEDAGARVVIADPAHGEALEAAGGRPEVAICSRGALPGWLSLDELVERAAPGLPPVPVTDEAAVLQLYTSGTTGKPKGAMISHRGVVANIGQIELATGSSAPGQRSLHVLPMFHIAGAVFALRAMAHGETLVILAAADPAVLLRTIVEERIAHMFIVPTLIQMMLRQPEIAGMRFPHLRQIMYGASPIAEHVLVEAMGVFGCAFLQGFGMTELSCAGTFLSEADHVRALSDRPELLASAGRALPGTELRIVDAGGRACAPGEIGEILIRGPQVFPGYWKLPEATAAALRDGWLHSGDAGSLDEEGYLFIRDRLKDMIVSGGENVYPAEVEAVLHQHPQIAEASVIGVPDEKWGETVMAVIVAEAGARPSEAEIDRHCRESLGGFKLPRRYSFVDALPRNASGKILKRELRASFWTHSSRQIG from the coding sequence ATGCTGTTACATGAAGCATTCGACTATCATGCGGGAAGCCGGGGCGGGCAGGTGCTGTCGCGGATGGGTGGGGTCGAGCTGAGCTATGGTGCGGGGCGTGCGCGGTCGATCGCGATGGCGTCGGCGCTGCTGGGTCTGGGGGTGAAGCCGGGCGACCGGGTGGTGACGATCCTGGGCAATTCGATCGACGCGCTGCTGCTGATCCATGCGGCGTCGCGGACGGGGATCGTGTGCGTGCCGCTGAACTGGCGGCTGGCGCCGCGCGAATGGGTGGGGATGATCGAGGACGCCGGGGCGCGGGTGGTGATCGCGGACCCGGCGCATGGCGAGGCGCTGGAGGCGGCGGGGGGCCGGCCTGAAGTGGCGATCTGCTCGCGGGGGGCGCTGCCGGGCTGGCTGAGCCTGGACGAGCTGGTGGAGCGGGCGGCGCCGGGGCTGCCGCCGGTGCCGGTGACGGACGAGGCGGCGGTGCTGCAGCTGTACACGAGCGGGACGACGGGCAAGCCCAAGGGGGCGATGATCAGCCATCGCGGGGTGGTGGCGAATATCGGGCAGATCGAGCTTGCGACGGGGAGCAGCGCGCCGGGGCAGCGATCGCTGCATGTGCTGCCGATGTTCCATATCGCGGGGGCGGTGTTCGCGCTGCGGGCGATGGCGCATGGCGAGACGCTGGTGATCCTGGCGGCGGCGGACCCGGCGGTGCTGCTGCGCACGATCGTGGAGGAGCGGATCGCGCACATGTTCATCGTGCCGACGCTGATCCAGATGATGCTGCGCCAGCCGGAGATAGCGGGGATGCGCTTCCCGCATCTGCGGCAGATCATGTACGGGGCGTCGCCGATCGCGGAGCATGTGCTGGTCGAGGCGATGGGGGTGTTCGGCTGCGCCTTCCTGCAGGGCTTCGGGATGACCGAGCTGAGCTGCGCGGGGACGTTCCTGAGCGAGGCGGACCATGTGCGGGCGCTGTCCGATCGGCCCGAGCTGCTGGCGTCGGCGGGCCGGGCGCTGCCGGGCACCGAGCTGCGGATCGTCGATGCCGGGGGCAGGGCCTGCGCGCCGGGGGAGATCGGGGAGATACTGATCCGGGGTCCGCAGGTGTTCCCGGGCTACTGGAAGCTGCCCGAGGCGACGGCGGCGGCGCTGCGCGACGGCTGGCTGCACAGTGGCGATGCGGGATCGTTGGACGAGGAAGGCTATCTGTTCATCCGCGACCGGCTGAAGGACATGATCGTGAGCGGCGGGGAGAATGTCTATCCGGCGGAGGTGGAGGCGGTGCTGCACCAGCATCCGCAGATCGCCGAGGCATCGGTGATAGGGGTGCCGGACGAGAAGTGGGGCGAGACGGTGATGGCGGTGATCGTGGCGGAAGCCGGGGCCCGGCCGAGCGAAGCCGAGATCGACCGGCACTGCCGCGAGAGCCTGGGCGGCTTCAAGCTGCCGCGCCGCTACAGCTTCGTCGACGCCTTGCCCCGCAACGCCAGCGGCAAGATCCTCAAGCGCGAACTGCGCGCCTCCTTCTGGACCCATAGCAGCCGGCAGATCGGGTGA
- the hisD gene encoding histidinol dehydrogenase: protein MAHYLKRGATAEAKAETNRQVRDTVEGILSDIEARGDDAVRELSIRFDKWDRDSYRLTDAEIQACIDTLRPQDIRDIEFAQRQVRNFAQIQRDSMKDVEVETLPGVVLGHRNLPLNAAGCYVPGGKYPLLASAHMSVITAKVAGVPRVATCAPPFQGRPAPAIVAAQAMAGADEIYCLGGIQAVAAMGLGTQSIAPVDILVGPGNAFVAEAKRQLFGRVGIDLFAGPTETLVIADEIGCDGELAATDLLGQAEHGPDSPAVLLTTSETLARETMAWIDRLLDILPTADIARRAWDSYGEVIVAEDDAEMVRIADEIASEHVQVMTADPDYFLKNMTNYGALFLGARTNVSFGDKVIGTNHTLPTKKAARYTGGLWVGKFIKTCTYQRVTSDEASAMIGEYCSRLCDLEGFAGHGEQANIRVRRYGHRDVPYAGRAEPVGA from the coding sequence ATGGCACATTATCTGAAGCGCGGGGCGACCGCGGAGGCGAAGGCGGAGACCAACCGCCAGGTTCGCGATACGGTGGAGGGGATCCTCTCCGACATCGAGGCGCGCGGCGACGATGCGGTGCGCGAGCTTTCGATCAGGTTCGATAAATGGGATCGGGACAGCTACCGGCTGACCGACGCCGAGATCCAGGCCTGCATCGACACGCTGCGCCCGCAGGACATCAGGGATATCGAGTTCGCGCAGCGGCAGGTGCGCAACTTCGCCCAGATCCAGCGCGACAGCATGAAGGACGTCGAGGTCGAGACGCTGCCAGGGGTGGTGCTGGGCCACAGGAACCTGCCGCTGAACGCGGCCGGCTGCTACGTGCCCGGCGGCAAATATCCGCTGCTGGCCAGCGCGCACATGTCGGTGATTACCGCCAAGGTGGCGGGTGTTCCCCGCGTCGCGACCTGCGCGCCGCCGTTCCAGGGCAGGCCCGCCCCGGCGATCGTCGCCGCGCAGGCGATGGCCGGCGCCGACGAGATATATTGTCTTGGCGGCATCCAGGCGGTCGCGGCGATGGGGCTGGGGACCCAGTCGATCGCGCCGGTCGATATCCTTGTCGGCCCCGGCAACGCCTTCGTCGCGGAGGCCAAGCGCCAGCTGTTCGGCCGGGTCGGCATCGACCTGTTCGCGGGGCCGACCGAGACGCTGGTGATCGCCGACGAGATCGGCTGCGATGGCGAACTGGCGGCGACCGACCTGCTGGGCCAGGCCGAGCATGGCCCCGACAGCCCGGCGGTGCTGCTGACCACCAGCGAGACGCTGGCGCGCGAGACGATGGCGTGGATCGACCGGCTGCTGGATATCCTGCCGACCGCGGACATCGCCCGGCGCGCCTGGGACAGCTACGGCGAGGTGATCGTCGCGGAGGACGATGCGGAGATGGTGCGCATCGCCGACGAGATCGCGTCCGAGCATGTCCAGGTGATGACCGCCGACCCGGATTATTTCCTGAAGAACATGACCAATTATGGCGCGCTGTTCCTGGGCGCGCGCACCAATGTGTCATTCGGCGACAAGGTGATCGGCACCAACCATACCCTGCCGACGAAGAAGGCAGCGCGCTACACCGGCGGCCTGTGGGTGGGCAAGTTCATCAAGACCTGCACCTATCAGCGCGTCACCAGCGACGAAGCCTCCGCGATGATCGGCGAATATTGCAGCCGCCTGTGCGACCTGGAGGGCTTCGCCGGACATGGCGAGCAGGCCAATATCCGCGTCCGTCGCTACGGCCATCGCGACGTTCCCTATGCCGGCCGCGCCGAGCCGGTCGGGGCCTGA